The sequence ggcaaaacacaggatccgcttcgggagagtcatattcctggttgtaacgatggtgagttgacgttgctcttatattcagtagttcctcccgactgtatgtaatgaaacctaagattacctggggtaccaatgtaaggaataacacatagaaaaactaaatactgcatattttcctaggaacgcgaagcgaggcggccatctcggtcggcgccggaagtagaaaAGGGACTACCCTAGCGCTGGTTAACAATGACAGTAGTACTGGACCAGATCAAAGAAGTGGAACTGACTTAGGGTCATAAGAAACTCAGGAAACTGCCATAGATTCATGTAAAAATCAAATATGAGCATGTAATGAAATAATTCATTTCTGTGAAGAAAATGTTTTAATGATGGACACGTCCACGTTCTACTTTTAACGCAATTAAAATCTGTCAAACCGTTGTATAGTCCAGGACAATGACGAGAGGGAACCACTTCATGTTGTATATAAATTGATTTGAAAATAGAGAACAATGCTGTACAAATTAAATGAGAGACAATTCAATCATAAGAAAAAACCTGTTGTGACATGACCGTAACCGGGCGCCCTTTCAGACACAGCCCATAAATGATCCTGCATAACTAGGTATTGTCCTACTTGTGATATGCAGTACTGGAGAAAAGAGCAAGAAGGCATTTGGCTGTCCAACATGCTGAATTATAGCAGGTGATGATCCACGAAGGAAAGTGAGAAGGTagaccaaacacatacacatctCTTGGACTGTAAATGACTGACTCTGCAGAGGACTGTAGAGTACTGTAGCCTCACAGGTCCACTACTTATACAGCATTAGATCAGTTTATAACCCTGTCACAGAGGCCTGGAGGTCGGGAGGTTCCACTTCATCCCCCTTGTCCTGCTAGTACCTCACCATCACCCCTGTCCTGTGAAtaccccaccaccacccctgTCCTGCTAGTACCAGTACCTCATCCTCACCCCTGTCCTGCTAGTACCAGTACCTCACCATCACCCCTCTCCTGCTAGTACCAGTACCtcatcctcacccctctcctgctAGTACCAGtaccccaccaccacccctgTCCTGCTAGTACCAGTACCTCATCCTCACCCCTGTCCTGCTAGTACCAGTACCTCACCATCACCCCTGACCTGCTACTACCAGTACCTCACCATCACTCCTGTCCTGCTAGTACCTCACCATCACCCCTGTCCTGCTAGTACCAGTATCTCACCACCACCCCTGTCCTGCTACTACCATTACCGCACCACCACCCCTGTCCTCCTAGTACCAGTACCTCACCACCACCCCTGCCCTGCTAGTACCAGTACCTCACCATCACCCCTGACCTGCTACTACCAGTACCTCACCATCACTCCTGTCCTACTAGTACCAGTACCTCACCATCACTCCTGTCCTGCTAGTACTAGTACCTCACCATCACCCCTGTCCTGCTAGTACCAGTACCTCACCACCACCCCTGTCCTGCTACTACCAGTACCTCACCATCACTCCTGTCCTGCTAGTACCAGTACCTCACCATCACCCCTGTCCTGCTAGTACCTCACCATCACCCCTGTCCTGCTACTACCAGTACCTCACCATCACCCCTGGCCTGCTACTACCAGTACCTCACCATCACTCCTGTCCTGCTAGTACCAGTACCTCACCATC comes from Salvelinus namaycush isolate Seneca chromosome 34, SaNama_1.0, whole genome shotgun sequence and encodes:
- the LOC120028543 gene encoding extensin-like, coding for MILASWPIPGDEHGVRGFPILLILYQYPTTTPVLLVPVPHPHPCPASTSTSPSPLTCYYQYLTITPVLLVPHHHPCPASTSISPPPLSCYYHYRTTTPVLLVPVPHHHPCPASTSTSPSPLTCYYQYLTITPVLLVPYLTITPVLLVPVPHHHPCPASTSPSPLSCYYQYLTITPGLLLPVPHHHSCPASTSTSPSPLSCQYPYLTITPVLLYQYLTPDLLEPVSPPDLLVPVSPPDLLEPYQYLTITPVLLVPVSPPVLLEPVSPPDLLEPYQYLTPDLLEPVSPPDLLEPVSPPDLLVPVSPPDLLEPVSPPDLLVPVSPPDLLVPVSPP